In Mesorhizobium sp. 113-3-3, a genomic segment contains:
- a CDS encoding 4-(cytidine 5'-diphospho)-2-C-methyl-D-erythritol kinase yields MDTEIGSRTWHAHAKINLALHVTGRRPDGYHLIDSLAVFTRFGDRVEVALADSDDFVVSGRYAAAVPLDAGNLVLKARDALRREAGPSRTPPVSIKLEKNLPVASGVGGGSSDAAAVLRGLARTWALDMDDAELARIGLSLGADVPMCLAAKPLVARGIGDELSMVPDFSALGLVLVNPGTPVLTADVFAALSSRDNEPLPPLPRSIDFHSLRNWLEVTRNDLEPAALALQPAIGRALSWLDKAGSGFSRMSGSGATCFGLFETGNVAKRAAAEIRGRQPGWFVAATRSMSSEAE; encoded by the coding sequence GTGGACACCGAGATCGGTTCGCGCACCTGGCACGCGCATGCCAAGATCAATCTGGCGCTGCACGTCACCGGCAGGCGCCCTGACGGCTATCACCTCATCGACAGCCTGGCGGTGTTCACGCGCTTTGGCGACCGGGTCGAGGTCGCGCTCGCCGACAGCGACGATTTTGTCGTGTCCGGCCGCTACGCGGCGGCGGTTCCCCTCGACGCCGGCAATCTTGTGCTCAAGGCGCGCGATGCTTTGCGGCGGGAGGCCGGCCCTTCGCGGACCCCGCCTGTCTCGATAAAGTTGGAAAAGAACCTGCCGGTCGCCTCCGGCGTCGGCGGCGGGTCGAGCGACGCGGCGGCCGTGCTGCGCGGACTGGCGCGGACATGGGCCTTGGACATGGATGACGCCGAGCTGGCGCGGATCGGTCTCTCGCTTGGCGCCGACGTGCCGATGTGCCTGGCGGCAAAGCCTCTGGTGGCGCGCGGCATTGGTGACGAGCTGTCGATGGTGCCGGACTTTTCGGCGCTGGGACTGGTGCTGGTCAATCCTGGCACGCCGGTCTTGACGGCGGATGTCTTCGCGGCCCTGTCCAGCCGCGACAACGAGCCCCTGCCGCCGCTGCCGCGCAGCATCGATTTTCACAGCCTGCGCAACTGGCTGGAGGTCACCCGCAACGATCTCGAACCGGCCGCACTCGCGCTGCAGCCCGCCATAGGCCGGGCGCTTTCGTGGCTCGATAAGGCCGGGTCGGGGTTTTCACGCATGTCGGGATCGGGCGCGACCTGTTTCGGCCTGTTCGAGACCGGCAATGTCGCCAAGCGCGCGGCGGCCGAGATCCGCGGCCGCCAGCCCGGCTGGTTCGTCGCGGCGACGCGCAGCATGTCCTCGGAGGCTGAGTGA
- the moaB gene encoding molybdenum cofactor biosynthesis protein B — protein sequence MAGINESRSFVPVRIAVLTVSDTRGLADDKSGQTLADRITEAGHILAARDIVTDDRDKIRDTVLAWSRDKNIDVVITTGGTGFTGRDVTPEALEPIFEKRMDGFSEVFHRISYDKIGTSTIQSRATGGVVNATFVFVLPGSPGACKDAWDGILRAQLDYRHMPCNFVEIMPRLDEHLRRGKSAP from the coding sequence ATGGCTGGGATCAACGAGAGCCGTTCGTTCGTTCCGGTGCGCATCGCGGTGCTGACGGTTTCCGACACGCGCGGCCTTGCCGACGACAAATCCGGCCAGACGCTGGCCGACCGCATCACCGAGGCCGGCCACATCCTGGCCGCCCGCGATATCGTCACCGATGACCGTGACAAGATCCGCGACACGGTTCTGGCGTGGTCTCGGGACAAGAACATCGATGTCGTCATCACCACCGGCGGCACCGGCTTCACCGGGCGCGACGTGACGCCGGAGGCGCTAGAGCCGATTTTCGAAAAGCGCATGGACGGCTTTTCCGAAGTGTTCCACCGCATCTCCTATGACAAGATCGGCACCTCGACAATCCAGAGCCGGGCGACCGGCGGCGTCGTCAACGCCACCTTCGTCTTCGTGCTGCCGGGCTCGCCCGGCGCCTGCAAGGACGCCTGGGACGGCATCCTCAGGGCGCAGCTCGATTACCGCCACATGCCCTGCAACTTCGTTGAGATCATGCCGCGCCTGGACGAACATCTGCGGCGCGGGAAGTCGGCTCCGTAA